Part of the Onthophagus taurus isolate NC chromosome 11, IU_Otau_3.0, whole genome shotgun sequence genome is shown below.
aagaACTCTAAAACTGCAAATACACcgcaaattaataaaattaaactcgctcttcaacattttcaatgCCACATGtagaaaaataatgtaaaaataatcaataaattaatatttaataataaatttatctgtcaaatttgacattacgTTGACACATcgtaataaacataacctcaacatttttaaatccgTCTAATCTGTTTAATAAgtgttttaatcattttaatcgTTAAATACGCAAATATACAAGGTtccttttacattttttacaatattattatcaataatttgtttacaccactcaatttttgtttaaccaTACAAAATATGCCAATCGTATTTGGTTCTAGTGGTTCTACGAACTTTGCAGCGCTGTTTTCATGTTTCGAAGCTGCAGATTTTTCTGTGTCTGATAAAAGAAGTCTTTACAATTCTTATAGTTATAACCTCCACAGATGGTGTTTCATATcatatttgacgtttaaatgtttaGGATTTCTTTGGTGTTCTATTGGTGTTGGAGTTGGGTTCTCTTGCTGTTTAAGCTTTCCTTATAATTTGAAtggaatgttttaaaattgttttaaatttaacgttCTGTAATcatgaaaaaaattggttaTGTTAATACTATGtcataaaaattatacaagaACTCTAAAATTGCAACGACACcggatattaataaaatgaaactcggtcttcaacattttcaatgCCATATGtagaaaaataatgtaaaaacatcaataaattaatatttaataataaattcatctgtcaaatttgacatttggcACATCGTggtaaacataaccttaaaattttaaaatccgtCCAATCTGCTTAATAGCTaagttttaatcattttaatcgttaaatatgttaatataCAAAGTTACTTTTTAGTTTGAGATAATGCTTAtgtaaaaaagattaatttaatattatatttaataattaattattctgtcaaatttgacacttcctaataaacataacctcaaaattttaaaatcgtccaatttgtttaataactaagctttaatcattttaatcgttaaatatggaaatataCAAGGTCAAGGTAATACACAGATTATAatcaatattatatttaataatttaaaccaaaaatcatttaaatttatacaaaattaatttcaatttaaaacattttaaactgAAACCGTGGTTTTCCTTTCTGTCCAGGAGGTTTTTGGCTCAGTTCCAACTGTGTGTACTATTTTGAAAGACACATGTTGTTCGCTAAGCCTAGTTTATCTCGACCAAGAACCTTTGTTAAAAAGATTTCACGTTTTAATAACCAAATTAGCAAATCGcatctttaaataaatctacTAAATATTTCCAAGAAATAATCAACTTGTCTTGTTAATGATACTTATTACATTATATTTTCcttaatattgataaatagCGTTATTCTCGATTTGTGTTTCTAAGAATCTCATCGTGACGACGATTTCATTTTGGATCAATGCCCAAAAAGTTGCACAATTCTAGcaaataaatgttttgtatttGCCAAAATGCCGTAGATTTCTATCAGAGCGTATCATTTCTGTTTTTAGACCGCACCCTCATAAATTGGTTGGAAGAGAGGGTTGTAAGCAAGGAGTTTGCACGGTTCCAATTCCTGAAGATACGATGACCGtgagttttcaaaatttggggGTACAATGCGTGAAAAAGAAGGAGATTGAAGATGCGTTGAAGGCGCGAGAAGATATTAGAGTTGATCCATTTATGagtaagtttaatttaaattaataaataaaaattaattatttgaattGTGTTTAGCTGGGTTTTCGCATAGATCATCCCCGACATCTATAGATTTAAATGCCGTCCGATTATGTTTCCAAGTATTCCTTCACACTcaaaataaaggaaaatacACAAACCTCCCCCCAATTGTAAGCAATCCAATTTACGACAAAAAAGCAATGTCGGATTTATTAATAGTGAAACTTTCGGATTGTGTTTGCCCCGTCGATGGAGGAAGCAAAGACATCATCCTTTTATGCGAAaaagtaataacaaaaatttcatttataacaaaaataatcaaaaaataacttttttaaggtTGCAAAAGAAGACATTCAAGTACGTTTCTTTGAAGAACAAAATGGGCGTGTGGTTTGGGAAGGTTTTGGTGAATTCCAACCGGCTCAAGTTCATAAACAAACCGCAATATGGTTTCGACCTCCTCGATATAGAACATTAGAGGTGATCGATCctgtgaaaatgtttgttCAATTACGAAGACCGTCAGATGGGGCAACAAGCGCCCCGGTACCATTTCAAATGGTGTCTTTAGGTAGGCCCGTATCTTGGTCTTTACGCCCATCGAtaaccaaaaaaagaaattactcAATATTTAGTGAGATTTTAGCACAAGATGCTCAATCTCAAGCAAACAAACGATCAAATCTATTCAAAGATTTAACGAATTTAAATAGTTCAGTTTCAGTCGAAACTCAAaccattttaattgaaaataataataataacgtttttattaacttggaagatgaaaataaaaacatggaGGTTGAAAAAGTCGACGTAGAAAtcgataaaaatgaaaatgttttagttgaaaaaaatgaaatccAAGAAAAAGATCCGGTTGTAGttgtagaaaaagaaattttcgaTGATACAAAAAGTTATACAAGTTTGCAATTAGCGTTTAAAAATCCTTATGATATCacaattgaagataaatatgagGATGTTATTATTATCCCTGAAAGTCCGgttattaatttaactaaaGAAGTAGAAGAAAAATTACCCCCTTTACCACCTAAGCGATTAAAAAAGGGCGATATACGAACGTATTCATCAAAAATTACCGAAATAAATGACCCAGGCTCaaacattttagaaatatcATCCACTCCTGAGATACCAATACGTTCGCGAAGTCTTTCCAGACAAGAATTAAACCCCATCTCAAAAGATTTACCACCCACACCATGCTCAACTTTacctaaatcaaaaaaacgcAAATTCTTGTCaggatttttttctcattttaataaaagcgcCACAACTTCACGAGAAACAACACCGTGCAATTTTTCTAGTTCACATTCTTTACAAACGACTAATTGTAATCAAAATGAAAAGACTCAATCTCAAGATATTTCTAATGAATCTCccaaaactaatttaaatgacgatttaaataaaaatgttaatgacaatattaaattaaatgaaaatctaATTGAGAATGTaactgaaaatttaaaattaaatgaaaatgtaaatgataatttaaatttgtttaatgatTTAGATCTGACTGAAGCTGAAAATTATGCTTTATATATGACAATGCCCCCATTTGCTACGCAAAGTGAATTTGATGAAGCTTCTTGTTATTACGCCCCAGTTGAAGgtggaaaaattttgaatgaaactgAAGttcaattgaaattaaataaaacttgataaaaaatttttgtttgcaCACGATTCAACAtgattttgtttgatttttcttcaaacgtgaacaaaaaatgttataaaaaaacgttataatttgttgaatagtgttatttatataaatattaaattgttttttaaagcTGCTTAAACAGCATTGATCTACAAGTCGTTGCACATCATTGAGTTGCGATTTTCTTGATAATTACAAAATcataatataaagaaaatctttataaacacaatttttaaagatatctttttttgttatacttaGGTAAACGTAGAGCTGAAAGCTCGGATCAACCTcctaataaaaagatttttaccGAGTTACATAACCGGGTTAAAAATTGTaagtttaactttttttatgttcCACATTTTTTTGGTGATGGAGACTCAATTGCAAAAACTCAAATTCTTATTGTTAAATGCATTTTCGTACATTTTCTTGATACATTTATGCAAAAATGCGTGTTTTTACCATAAACgattatgtaaaaaaataaaaaaatttattattaacgtacttattaattcattcattttgtggtgctattttttttaaacctttattatatttaaaaaaacaaaacatgttcttttttaacttattttgttatatttttgtgtgTTGAATTTGTTAGTTATAAACTTTATGatgtagtttttaaaatatttcacaaaaaaaaagtgtatttatgtaaaatgtaAAGATGGAAAGTTGTTTATATCCAGGATTAAAATCTGAATCGTTTTTTGTATAGAGCCTATTATACATTATACACgtttatattacacaattcGAGCTTTATCGAAAtatatttgacattttcttaaaaatgtgcTTTTTTATGTGTTGATTTATAAAAGGTGTTAATCTGCGCCACAAGAAGGAAACAAATTAAGgtattattagtttttgagtgtGTTTTGTAgcattttttccatttttattttataatttattccaCTAAATTGTTTTTGGTAACAGCATGTGCTTTTATAGtagttttttgagtttttatgATTTCCATCACTTTCCTTTTATcatgtaacaatttttaaattattttcttaatttttagccCCACTTCCTGAAATGGATTTCACTCAACAACTTAATATCCCTCTTCAAACCACCGTAAAAGACGAACCAAGAGGTATCATTAagctttaataattaatttttttaattttattatacaaccttaattttatttcagatCTTTTGCGATCACCGTATCAATATATGGATCAATTATCTCGATCGCCTCAACATTACCCTCAAACGTGTTATATTCAACAACAACCGATGCCATCAACCAGTTCAATTAATCATCAAATAGTTCAACCCCTCGAATCTATACATTATAATCTTTCTCCTCCTGCGTATAATCCAATGGAGGTTATTCCGAGTGATCCTCAAAGAAATGTTCaatatataagaaatgaattgAATCCAATCACAATAGAACCCGGAGATTTGGGTTTAAATGAAATCGCCCAAAATTTATCCAGTAGTTTATCTCTAACGGATTTTGGAGCTGATGGAATGACCGATAGTTTAGATCGGCTAGCTAACAATGAATTTGATAGACATTTAGCGTTAAATCAAGTAAATAATCAACattaattagatttatttttctgTGTTGTACACTATCTTTTATATagaactttataattttttttttaataacaatcgatttatatcttgtaaagatttaagcataaaatgtttatagtgagaaatattttctttttttattaaagtgtacatagttatttttatgttggtTTCTTTGTTATCTCAAAACAATGATCATTAAATTATAGTAACTTTAAATACAtgtataaatcgttttaaatcgaattttatttaagaagTTGCCCCCAATTTTCTCacatttacaataataataaaataaaaaatagtttaaatttattaataaaagttgataaagtagaaaccaatttaatttgagatgtcacgtattaaaataaaaagattgaggttatgtatctgtcaaacatttttctttattattattaacatgtAAATCCATCATTTCCTACTAAAAATGGATGTTCCACCAACAAATTTTACAGTAGATTACCAATCCGTAAATAAtccatcattttaaagaaaaaaatctaacaaaatttttttttagattttaccaaTTCAACAAAAACGGACAATAGcctttgtaaataatttcgtTATGAACACAGTTTCTTTTCTAAATCATTTCGCGCAATCTTGCGAATCAAGATTAATGGAGTTTGAGTATAAAGTCCAAAAAGTTGAGGCGGGGTTAATGATTTTAGAATCTCAAGTAAACTAACTTATTTCTAATAAGCATAAACATGTTGGGCAAATCGTTTTCGGCGttataataagtatattttAGTTAGCATCGATACAAGGAATCAACGAGAATGATGAAACTCCAATAAAAGAATCAAATAATTCCGTAGAGTTGCCTTCGATAGTTACTAATCAAGAAGAAAGTGATAAAATAGACTCAGTTAACGAACCAAAAGGAATTATTGCTTGTCAAGATGAGAGATTTGCccacttttttaaaatggttCAAGTTGGAGTTCCTGCGCAAGCTGTTAAAAATAAGATGATTATCGAAGGGGTCGATCCAAATATCTTAGagtaagaaatttaattaattttttaattcatcgaTTAATTTTCCTCGTTATAGTACACCAAATGCTGTGATTGATTAAAAGATAATCGAAACAAGAAAAATCAACTCAGTATTATTGTTATACTTTAACGGTTATTTTTATagaaagaatttattaaaataaaaactatttttaagaaacacTTGTTATTTACTTTATAAGTCCGGTAGGTGACTTGTAACATGCGAGTCAGGAATATCTAGACGAGTACTGTTACAAGACCTACCGGACGTGTATcgtataacattttatttcaaactgTCGAGTCTGGTTACACAGCAATTACTAATTCCAAAAGTTAAAAATGGACTTTAAAGAAACGCAAATATaatagtttaaatttatatttaataacaatttaataaaagttgataaagtagaaatcaatttaatttgaaatgtgacatataaaataaaaagttgaggttatgtatctgtcaaaaattaaaagacgCCATTAAAGTGGAGAATTTCCGACGCAATTTTAGCGAAATCGGCTGAAATGATTGTAAAATTGGTTCCTACGAAGTCAGCAAATAAGTATGAAAGGGAACACCAAGTTTTGCCAgtgaaaaaaaagtaaaaaaagacGCTGTATATGTATGTACAGTCGGTCCCAAAAGTCATCGTACACCAACGGTTTTTGCACGATTTCTCTAAAtagaattataaataaaagttttttttatttaataattacatacTGAAATATTGACAAAGACTAGACCtttcaactaaaaaaaatcttgttcaAATGGAGCAATACAttcaaaagttaaaattattcattttaaacagattacaacaaaacaaatttataattcttcaaaattgtTCGATTGCAACCTCACAAAAGTAATCGTACAGTTCCAAATGTTGCAATGAACATAGTACTAGTACTTCATAGGTCCTCCATTCGCTTTTAGTATAGCTTTCAATCTTCTTGGCATTGATTGCACAAGCTTTTCATTATAAGAAATCGGAATTTTTCCCCATTCTGCTTACAATGCAACTTTTAACGATTCCTTACTACCAATGTTATGTTTTCTAATtgctttttataaatactCCCACACGTGATCTATGGGGTGAA
Proteins encoded:
- the LOC111415505 gene encoding embryonic polarity protein dorsal-like isoform X4, which produces MDKIDSQGMPDDTINIGDVMEVIETDPDYTNNKGKMKKMGSYNCLETTRTTPRCIIVEEPAQKQLRFRYECEGRSAGSIPGANSTPDNKTYPTIKVEGYKGKAVVVVSCVTKDEPFRPHPHKLVGREGCKQGVCTVPIPEDTMTVSFQNLGVQCVKKKEIEDALKAREDIRVDPFMTGFSHRSSPTSIDLNAVRLCFQVFLHTQNKGKYTNLPPIVSNPIYDKKAMSDLLIVKLSDCVCPVDGGSKDIILLCEKVAKEDIQVRFFEEQNGRVVWEGFGEFQPAQVHKQTAIWFRPPRYRTLEVIDPVKMFVQLRRPSDGATSAPVPFQMVSLGKRRAESSDQPPNKKIFTELHNRVKNSPLPEMDFTQQLNIPLQTTVKDEPRDLLRSPYQYMDQLSRSPQHYPQTCYIQQQPMPSTSSINHQIVQPLESIHYNLSPPAYNPMEVIPSDPQRNVQYIRNELNPITIEPGDLGLNEIAQNLSSSLSLTDFGADGMTDSLDRLANNEFDRHLALNQVNNQH
- the LOC111415505 gene encoding embryonic polarity protein dorsal-like isoform X1, encoding MDKIDSQGMPDDTINIGDVMEVIETDPDYTNNKGKMKKMGSYNCLETTRTTPRCIIVEEPAQKQLRFRYECEGRSAGSIPGANSTPDNKTYPTIKVEGYKGKAVVVVSCVTKDEPFRPHPHKLVGREGCKQGVCTVPIPEDTMTVSFQNLGVQCVKKKEIEDALKAREDIRVDPFMTGFSHRSSPTSIDLNAVRLCFQVFLHTQNKGKYTNLPPIVSNPIYDKKAMSDLLIVKLSDCVCPVDGGSKDIILLCEKVAKEDIQVRFFEEQNGRVVWEGFGEFQPAQVHKQTAIWFRPPRYRTLEVIDPVKMFVQLRRPSDGATSAPVPFQMVSLGRPVSWSLRPSITKKRNYSIFSEILAQDAQSQANKRSNLFKDLTNLNSSVSVETQTILIENNNNNVFINLEDENKNMEVEKVDVEIDKNENVLVEKNEIQEKDPVVVVEKEIFDDTKSYTSLQLAFKNPYDITIEDKYEDVIIIPESPVINLTKEVEEKLPPLPPKRLKKGDIRTYSSKITEINDPGSNILEISSTPEIPIRSRSLSRQELNPISKDLPPTPCSTLPKSKKRKFLSGFFSHFNKSATTSRETTPCNFSSSHSLQTTNCNQNEKTQSQDISNESPKTNLNDDLNKNVNDNIKLNENLIENVTENLKLNENVNDNLNLFNDLDLTEAENYALYMTMPPFATQSEFDEASCYYAPVEGGKILNETEVQLKLNKT
- the LOC111415505 gene encoding embryonic polarity protein dorsal-like isoform X2; amino-acid sequence: MPDDTINIGDVMEVIETDPDYTNNKGKMKKMGSYNCLETTRTTPRCIIVEEPAQKQLRFRYECEGRSAGSIPGANSTPDNKTYPTIKVEGYKGKAVVVVSCVTKDEPFRPHPHKLVGREGCKQGVCTVPIPEDTMTVSFQNLGVQCVKKKEIEDALKAREDIRVDPFMTGFSHRSSPTSIDLNAVRLCFQVFLHTQNKGKYTNLPPIVSNPIYDKKAMSDLLIVKLSDCVCPVDGGSKDIILLCEKVAKEDIQVRFFEEQNGRVVWEGFGEFQPAQVHKQTAIWFRPPRYRTLEVIDPVKMFVQLRRPSDGATSAPVPFQMVSLGRPVSWSLRPSITKKRNYSIFSEILAQDAQSQANKRSNLFKDLTNLNSSVSVETQTILIENNNNNVFINLEDENKNMEVEKVDVEIDKNENVLVEKNEIQEKDPVVVVEKEIFDDTKSYTSLQLAFKNPYDITIEDKYEDVIIIPESPVINLTKEVEEKLPPLPPKRLKKGDIRTYSSKITEINDPGSNILEISSTPEIPIRSRSLSRQELNPISKDLPPTPCSTLPKSKKRKFLSGFFSHFNKSATTSRETTPCNFSSSHSLQTTNCNQNEKTQSQDISNESPKTNLNDDLNKNVNDNIKLNENLIENVTENLKLNENVNDNLNLFNDLDLTEAENYALYMTMPPFATQSEFDEASCYYAPVEGGKILNETEVQLKLNKT
- the LOC111415505 gene encoding embryonic polarity protein dorsal-like isoform X3, with product MKKMGSYNCLETTRTTPRCIIVEEPAQKQLRFRYECEGRSAGSIPGANSTPDNKTYPTIKVEGYKGKAVVVVSCVTKDEPFRPHPHKLVGREGCKQGVCTVPIPEDTMTVSFQNLGVQCVKKKEIEDALKAREDIRVDPFMTGFSHRSSPTSIDLNAVRLCFQVFLHTQNKGKYTNLPPIVSNPIYDKKAMSDLLIVKLSDCVCPVDGGSKDIILLCEKVAKEDIQVRFFEEQNGRVVWEGFGEFQPAQVHKQTAIWFRPPRYRTLEVIDPVKMFVQLRRPSDGATSAPVPFQMVSLGRPVSWSLRPSITKKRNYSIFSEILAQDAQSQANKRSNLFKDLTNLNSSVSVETQTILIENNNNNVFINLEDENKNMEVEKVDVEIDKNENVLVEKNEIQEKDPVVVVEKEIFDDTKSYTSLQLAFKNPYDITIEDKYEDVIIIPESPVINLTKEVEEKLPPLPPKRLKKGDIRTYSSKITEINDPGSNILEISSTPEIPIRSRSLSRQELNPISKDLPPTPCSTLPKSKKRKFLSGFFSHFNKSATTSRETTPCNFSSSHSLQTTNCNQNEKTQSQDISNESPKTNLNDDLNKNVNDNIKLNENLIENVTENLKLNENVNDNLNLFNDLDLTEAENYALYMTMPPFATQSEFDEASCYYAPVEGGKILNETEVQLKLNKT
- the LOC111415552 gene encoding WASH complex subunit 3, whose translation is MDVPPTNFTVDYQSILPIQQKRTIAFVNNFVMNTVSFLNHFAQSCESRLMEFEYKVQKVEAGLMILESQLASIQGINENDETPIKESNNSVELPSIVTNQEESDKIDSVNEPKGIIACQDERFAHFFKMVQVGVPAQAVKNKMIIEGVDPNILDTPNAVID